One Sagittula stellata E-37 genomic window carries:
- a CDS encoding SUMF1/EgtB/PvdO family nonheme iron enzyme: MALLLWLGVAGGLLAQGAEPRRVALVIGNARYVQVPALGNAVNDARLIADRLEGLGFEVMFRTDLTRRGFLDTMTEFRETVDGADMGLFFFAGHGVQLRGTNYLLPTDVEPGNTDFLNAEAIDLDTVTRILNEGAQVSMVFLDACRNNPFEATRGSDPDTRGLARVAAQRNTLISFAAAPGEVALDRVAGSDFQNSPFTTALARHLGTPGDPISRTMIKVRRDVLDLTGGRQVPWENSSLVEELVLTKDPTAPPAETGALDAEFWDLIGESGSVDLLERFLERFPDSSFAPEAEARLRRARAARETAQAEPTEAELRAFYAEPVPPVILQRFWDCDSCPEMVEIEGSELIYGTPDTVVRAQYDERPALRLSVGQRPIAVAVTETSQGQFDAFVRDTGHDWPEACLITAGDDALPSMGSRKDVPQDPDLPVTCVSWTDAKAYADWLSAKTGERYRLPNEIEHEYLAEALYFNVSLEERLDGRGVCDIVNIADYGAPFSWRNFGCEDALGRGAFPVRSLKPDGFGLYHLLGNVWEWAENCYTDHPQAMLPRSLILIEGAEECERRSVRGGGWSDPLTSLSTSNRNWEHPDFRSDTIGFRVLREM, from the coding sequence GTGGCTCTCCTGCTGTGGCTGGGGGTGGCCGGCGGGCTTCTCGCACAGGGGGCCGAGCCGCGCCGTGTCGCGCTGGTGATCGGCAACGCGCGCTACGTCCAGGTGCCCGCACTGGGCAATGCGGTGAACGATGCGCGGTTGATTGCCGACCGGCTGGAGGGCCTCGGCTTCGAGGTCATGTTCCGCACCGACCTGACGCGCCGCGGCTTTCTGGACACCATGACCGAGTTCCGCGAGACGGTGGACGGCGCAGACATGGGGCTGTTCTTCTTTGCCGGGCACGGCGTCCAGTTGCGCGGCACCAATTATCTGCTGCCCACCGACGTGGAACCGGGCAACACCGATTTCCTCAACGCCGAGGCGATCGACCTCGACACGGTGACGCGCATCCTGAACGAGGGCGCGCAGGTGTCGATGGTCTTTCTGGACGCTTGCCGCAACAACCCGTTCGAGGCAACGCGCGGCAGCGACCCGGACACGCGCGGGCTGGCGCGTGTGGCGGCGCAGCGCAACACGCTGATCTCCTTCGCCGCGGCGCCGGGCGAGGTGGCACTGGACCGGGTTGCGGGCAGCGACTTTCAGAACAGCCCGTTTACCACGGCGCTGGCCCGGCATCTCGGTACGCCGGGCGATCCGATCAGCCGTACGATGATCAAGGTGCGGCGCGACGTGCTGGACCTGACCGGCGGGCGACAGGTCCCGTGGGAGAATTCCTCGCTGGTGGAGGAACTTGTGCTGACCAAGGACCCCACCGCGCCGCCCGCGGAGACGGGCGCGCTCGATGCGGAGTTCTGGGACCTGATCGGCGAAAGCGGCAGTGTCGATCTGCTGGAGCGGTTCCTGGAACGGTTCCCCGACAGCAGCTTCGCGCCGGAGGCAGAGGCCCGGCTGCGACGCGCCCGTGCCGCCCGTGAGACCGCGCAGGCCGAACCGACGGAGGCGGAGCTGCGTGCCTTCTACGCCGAACCCGTGCCGCCGGTGATCCTGCAACGGTTCTGGGACTGCGACAGCTGTCCCGAAATGGTGGAGATCGAAGGCTCCGAACTGATCTACGGCACGCCCGACACGGTGGTGCGGGCGCAGTATGACGAGCGCCCTGCCCTGCGTCTGTCGGTGGGCCAGAGACCGATTGCCGTCGCGGTGACGGAGACATCGCAGGGGCAGTTCGACGCTTTCGTGCGGGACACGGGCCACGACTGGCCCGAGGCCTGCCTGATCACCGCCGGCGACGATGCTTTGCCTTCCATGGGATCGCGCAAGGATGTGCCGCAGGACCCGGACCTTCCCGTCACCTGCGTCAGCTGGACCGACGCCAAGGCCTATGCCGACTGGCTGAGCGCGAAGACCGGCGAACGTTATCGCCTGCCCAACGAGATCGAGCACGAGTACCTGGCCGAGGCGCTCTATTTCAACGTCTCGCTCGAAGAGCGGCTGGACGGACGGGGTGTCTGCGACATTGTGAACATCGCCGATTACGGCGCGCCGTTCAGCTGGCGCAACTTCGGCTGCGAGGATGCGCTTGGCCGCGGCGCCTTTCCGGTGCGGTCGCTGAAACCGGACGGCTTCGGTCTGTATCACCTTCTGGGCAACGTCTGGGAGTGGGCCGAAAACTGCTACACCGACCATCCGCAGGCGATGCTGCCACGGTCGCTGATCCTGATCGAGGGCGCCGAGGAATGCGAGCGGCGCTCGGTCCGGGGTGGCGGGTGGAGCGATCCGCTGACCTCGCTCAGCACGTCTAACCGCAACTGGGAACATCCCGATTTCCGGTCCGACACCATCGGATTCCGCGTATTGCGCGAGATGTGA
- a CDS encoding ABC transporter substrate-binding protein, with the protein MTRLIQTCLALLVLAAPARAVEISLSCGVIGAQYNVCQDSVDRWERRTGHTVRIVPTPQQTNDQLTFFRERLARPESGEVIDVVKIDTIWVNFVEQYLLDLRPYSDGAETQHFSALVENASFEGELKAMPLWSGVGLFFYRKDLLEKHGATVPRTWDEMEAVARQIQAAERAEGNRIWGYIFDGAAGEGLTCNAMEWLATMGGAQILDGEGRVAVDDPAAMDTLRRVKGWIGDIAPPEVTTLNNESAREMFQNGGAVFMRNWPYVWALAQEDWSKVKGKVGVTTLPGGEAGSGAGTSGGWYLGVSQDSAHPEIAADLVMHMTSKNEQLQRALFSSVNPTRPELYSNPDIRNMSDFFGEIFAALQTAINRPNAELRGSYTFVSDRWSAAVNAYLAGEADDPLTLFAPLQEQLARLERRGW; encoded by the coding sequence ATGACCCGACTGATCCAGACCTGCCTTGCCCTGCTCGTGCTGGCCGCTCCCGCGCGCGCCGTCGAGATTTCGCTGTCCTGCGGGGTGATCGGTGCGCAGTACAACGTCTGCCAGGATTCGGTGGACCGGTGGGAGCGCCGCACAGGCCATACCGTGCGCATCGTGCCGACGCCGCAGCAGACCAACGACCAGTTGACCTTCTTCCGAGAACGCCTGGCCCGACCGGAAAGCGGCGAGGTGATCGACGTGGTGAAGATCGACACGATCTGGGTCAACTTCGTCGAACAATACCTGCTGGACCTGCGCCCCTATTCCGACGGCGCCGAGACTCAGCATTTTTCGGCCCTGGTAGAGAATGCCAGTTTCGAGGGCGAGCTGAAGGCGATGCCGCTCTGGTCCGGGGTGGGGCTGTTCTTCTACCGCAAGGACCTGCTGGAGAAACACGGCGCCACTGTGCCCCGCACCTGGGACGAAATGGAGGCCGTCGCGCGCCAGATCCAGGCGGCGGAGCGGGCTGAGGGCAACCGGATCTGGGGCTACATCTTTGACGGCGCCGCCGGTGAGGGGCTGACCTGCAACGCGATGGAATGGCTGGCGACCATGGGCGGGGCGCAGATCCTGGATGGCGAGGGCCGCGTCGCGGTGGACGATCCCGCCGCCATGGACACGCTGCGCCGGGTCAAGGGCTGGATCGGCGACATCGCCCCGCCCGAAGTGACGACGCTCAACAACGAGAGCGCGCGCGAGATGTTCCAGAACGGCGGCGCGGTCTTCATGCGCAACTGGCCCTATGTCTGGGCGCTGGCGCAAGAGGACTGGAGCAAGGTCAAAGGCAAGGTCGGCGTGACCACCCTGCCCGGCGGCGAAGCAGGCTCTGGCGCGGGCACCAGCGGCGGCTGGTATCTGGGCGTGTCGCAGGACAGCGCGCATCCCGAAATCGCTGCCGATCTCGTGATGCACATGACCTCGAAGAACGAACAACTTCAGCGCGCGCTGTTCAGCAGCGTGAACCCGACGCGGCCAGAGCTGTATTCCAACCCCGACATCCGCAACATGTCGGACTTCTTCGGAGAGATCTTCGCGGCGCTGCAAACCGCGATCAACCGGCCCAACGCCGAACTGCGGGGCAGCTACACCTTTGTGTCGGACCGCTGGTCGGCGGCCGTCAACGCCTATCTTGCCGGCGAGGCGGACGACCCGCTGACCCTTTTCGCGCCGTTGCAGGAGCAGCTTGCGCGGCTGGAGCGACGCGGCTGGTAG
- a CDS encoding TetR/AcrR family transcriptional regulator, which produces MRLCETRKRKPRADAARNRDLLIEAAKGVLGQGGPNASLEAVARRAGVGIGTLYRHFPNREELFHAVFRREMEQLADLAEGLDGTNDPVAALRGWLHANVAMVETKRGMLGALSMVMTEDAKQTYAELSARITGSVNALIAKGQQAGLLRDGVTAEDLLQAMYALCYAREPGPDWRAQVLRLLDIFVDGLRA; this is translated from the coding sequence GTGCGTTTGTGTGAAACGCGCAAGAGAAAGCCGCGTGCGGATGCCGCCCGCAACCGCGATCTGCTGATCGAGGCGGCCAAGGGCGTGCTGGGGCAGGGTGGTCCGAACGCCAGCCTGGAGGCTGTGGCGCGCCGCGCGGGCGTGGGAATCGGCACGCTTTACCGCCACTTTCCGAATCGCGAGGAACTGTTCCACGCGGTCTTCCGCCGCGAGATGGAGCAACTGGCCGACCTGGCCGAAGGGCTGGATGGCACCAACGACCCGGTGGCCGCGCTGCGCGGCTGGCTGCATGCCAACGTGGCGATGGTGGAAACCAAGCGCGGGATGCTGGGCGCCCTGTCGATGGTGATGACCGAGGACGCCAAGCAGACATACGCAGAGCTTTCGGCCCGCATCACCGGATCGGTCAACGCCCTGATCGCCAAGGGTCAGCAGGCGGGCCTTCTTCGGGACGGCGTCACCGCCGAAGATCTGCTACAGGCGATGTACGCGCTCTGCTATGCGCGCGAACCCGGGCCGGACTGGCGCGCGCAGGTGTTGCGGCTGCTCGATATATTCGTCGACGGACTCAGGGCATGA
- a CDS encoding (2Fe-2S)-binding protein: MSYSISLTLNGVARDVALDDPRVTLLDLLRERLAMPGTKKGCDRGQCGACTVLVNGKRMNACLTLAVTLDGAEVTTIEGLAQDGALHPVQAAFVEHDGFQCGYCTPGQIMSAVGLIAEGAAGDDPDRIREGMSGNICRCAAYHGIALAVQDATRRMADKTEGAA, encoded by the coding sequence ATGTCTTACTCCATCTCGCTGACCCTGAACGGGGTCGCACGCGATGTCGCGCTGGACGATCCGCGCGTCACGCTTCTCGATCTGTTGCGCGAACGGCTGGCGATGCCCGGCACCAAGAAAGGCTGCGACCGCGGGCAATGCGGTGCCTGCACGGTGCTGGTGAACGGAAAACGGATGAATGCCTGCCTGACGCTGGCCGTCACACTGGACGGCGCCGAGGTCACGACGATCGAAGGACTGGCGCAGGACGGCGCCTTGCATCCGGTACAGGCGGCGTTTGTCGAGCATGACGGGTTCCAGTGCGGATATTGCACGCCGGGCCAGATCATGAGCGCCGTGGGTCTGATCGCCGAGGGCGCGGCGGGCGACGATCCCGACCGCATCCGCGAAGGCATGAGCGGCAACATCTGCCGGTGCGCGGCCTACCACGGCATCGCGCTGGCGGTGCAGGACGCGACACGCCGGATGGCGGACAAGACGGAGGGTGCGGCATGA
- a CDS encoding FAD binding domain-containing protein translates to MKRFDFIQPASLSEALGAWHPGAVWLGGGTSLVDLMKTGAATPDTVIDITRLPGLRGIDVLQDGATRIGALVSNADLARDEGFARRFPMVAEALLSGASGQLRNAATVAGNLLQHTRCAYFQDPNAACNRRHAGSGCDAREGLNEGHAVLGWSEGCIATHPSDFCVPLVALGAVVEIEGPKGTRDVALADFLRLPGDTPERTTALNADELVTGLRLPAGAEAFAAHARYLKVRDRTSFAFALTSAAAALRMEGGVIAEARLTLGAVAARPWRVAEAEAMLAGQAPDAALFDRAAGAAMAGAAPSGDNGWKIDLAIRTAARALTLAAKGTPDRMPALPASPFGPTKEAQHA, encoded by the coding sequence ATGAAACGGTTCGATTTCATTCAACCTGCGTCGCTGTCCGAGGCGCTTGGCGCCTGGCATCCCGGCGCGGTCTGGCTGGGCGGCGGCACCAGCCTTGTCGACCTGATGAAGACCGGTGCGGCCACACCCGACACGGTCATCGACATCACCCGCCTGCCCGGCCTGCGCGGCATCGACGTATTGCAGGACGGCGCCACGCGGATCGGTGCGCTGGTCTCCAACGCCGACCTCGCCCGCGACGAAGGCTTTGCCAGGCGTTTCCCCATGGTGGCGGAGGCGCTGCTGTCCGGTGCGTCGGGGCAGTTGCGCAACGCGGCGACGGTGGCGGGGAACCTGTTGCAGCACACCCGCTGCGCCTATTTCCAGGACCCGAACGCGGCCTGCAACCGCCGTCATGCCGGATCGGGCTGCGATGCCCGGGAAGGACTGAACGAGGGCCACGCGGTGTTGGGCTGGTCGGAAGGCTGCATCGCGACCCACCCGTCCGACTTCTGCGTGCCGCTGGTGGCGCTTGGCGCCGTGGTGGAGATCGAGGGCCCGAAAGGCACACGCGACGTGGCGCTTGCGGATTTCCTACGCCTCCCGGGCGACACGCCGGAACGCACCACAGCGCTGAATGCCGATGAGCTTGTCACCGGCCTGAGGCTGCCCGCCGGTGCCGAGGCGTTTGCAGCCCATGCCCGCTATCTCAAGGTGCGCGACCGGACGTCCTTTGCCTTTGCCCTGACCTCTGCCGCCGCCGCGCTGCGGATGGAGGGTGGCGTGATCGCCGAGGCCCGGCTGACGCTTGGCGCCGTGGCGGCGCGCCCGTGGCGCGTGGCAGAGGCCGAGGCGATGCTGGCCGGTCAGGCGCCGGATGCCGCGCTGTTCGACAGGGCGGCGGGCGCGGCGATGGCTGGGGCTGCGCCGTCGGGCGACAACGGCTGGAAGATCGACCTGGCCATCCGCACCGCCGCGCGCGCGCTGACACTTGCGGCCAAAGGTACGCCGGACCGCATGCCCGCCCTGCCCGCATCACCCTTCGGACCGACCAAGGAGGCCCAACATGCCTGA
- a CDS encoding xanthine dehydrogenase family protein molybdopterin-binding subunit, giving the protein MPDTLSPQVRFGSNAGQPVTRRDGIAKVTGAATFAADNLPDGLLHAVYVPATVARGRVASLDVAAAEAHTGVTKVYTPANRPPLQGSPDDKPNMFSMRIEALQDDTVRYAGQPIALVVAETLEAATEGARLLAPRYETEVPRVSLADEPALKIEGAGFGKPSDTTHGDPGAGHAAANTAVDVTYTTPAQYHNAMEMHAVVAQWDGDRLTLDIPSQALMLTCEAYAYFLGIPTENVTLRSPYLGGGFGSKAFTTGPQLLAILAARDTGRPVKLMLTRNQMFGPVGHRGATLQRLRLGTDAEGALKVIDHEGISAVSSFDEFVEPAPNATQGLYAAGALRSRHRMARLDVGTPGPMRAPGEASGSAALEGAMDEMAEALGMDPLAFRLKNYAEAEPGTGRPYSSKALRECYEQGAARFGWADRPLQPRTMRDSDGMLTGWGMGTALFGCPMFAADARATLRADGSALVETSAADMGQGAWTALAQIAADSLGLPLDRVEFRAGHSSLPNGGVAGGSGHTATAGGALHAAGGDVLRQLGEIASADPGSPLFGAGNAGFVARDGRLFVEGDDSRSDSFADIFARNGCVEVTGEGSAARAAEHAQRFAMYSHGAVFAEVKVDPSLGQVRVTRMVGAFAAGRIINPKLAESQLMGGMIWGLSFALHEAAKQDPRRGHIVNGDLAGYHVPVNADVQGLEVITVHEDDPFVNPLGIKGVGEIGISGTVGAIANAIRHATGRRVRNFPIRVRDLVGAGD; this is encoded by the coding sequence ATGCCTGACACCCTTTCCCCCCAGGTCCGTTTCGGATCGAACGCCGGCCAGCCCGTCACGCGGCGGGACGGCATAGCCAAGGTCACCGGCGCCGCGACCTTTGCCGCCGACAACCTGCCCGACGGTTTGCTGCATGCGGTCTACGTCCCCGCCACCGTCGCGCGGGGTCGTGTCGCGTCGCTGGATGTTGCGGCGGCAGAGGCGCACACTGGCGTGACAAAGGTCTACACTCCGGCCAACCGCCCCCCGCTGCAAGGCAGCCCGGACGACAAGCCGAACATGTTCTCCATGCGGATCGAGGCGTTGCAGGACGACACCGTGCGCTATGCCGGTCAGCCCATCGCGCTGGTGGTGGCCGAGACGCTGGAGGCGGCAACAGAAGGCGCGCGCCTGCTGGCACCGCGCTACGAGACGGAGGTGCCGCGCGTATCGCTGGCGGACGAGCCGGCACTGAAGATCGAGGGGGCGGGTTTCGGCAAGCCGTCGGACACCACGCATGGCGATCCCGGCGCGGGTCATGCCGCCGCCAACACCGCCGTGGACGTCACCTACACCACGCCCGCGCAGTATCACAACGCGATGGAGATGCATGCCGTCGTGGCCCAGTGGGACGGTGACCGCCTGACCCTCGATATACCGAGCCAGGCACTGATGCTGACCTGCGAGGCCTACGCGTATTTCCTGGGCATTCCGACGGAGAACGTGACCCTCCGCAGCCCCTACCTTGGCGGCGGTTTCGGGTCGAAGGCCTTCACCACCGGGCCGCAGCTTCTGGCGATCCTCGCGGCGCGGGACACGGGGCGGCCGGTCAAACTGATGCTGACTCGAAACCAGATGTTCGGGCCGGTCGGCCACCGTGGCGCCACGCTGCAGCGTTTGCGTCTTGGCACGGATGCCGAAGGTGCGCTGAAGGTCATCGACCACGAGGGCATCTCGGCAGTGTCGAGCTTCGACGAGTTTGTCGAACCGGCACCGAACGCCACGCAAGGGCTCTATGCCGCCGGGGCGTTGCGGTCGCGGCACCGGATGGCGCGGCTCGACGTGGGCACGCCGGGCCCGATGCGGGCGCCGGGCGAGGCATCGGGCTCTGCCGCGTTGGAAGGCGCGATGGACGAGATGGCGGAGGCGCTTGGCATGGACCCGTTGGCCTTCCGCCTGAAGAACTACGCAGAGGCCGAGCCAGGCACCGGGCGCCCCTATTCGTCGAAGGCGCTGCGCGAGTGCTATGAACAGGGTGCGGCGCGCTTCGGCTGGGCCGACAGGCCGCTTCAACCGCGCACGATGCGGGACAGCGACGGGATGCTGACCGGCTGGGGCATGGGCACCGCGCTGTTCGGCTGCCCGATGTTCGCCGCCGACGCCCGCGCCACACTGCGCGCGGATGGCAGCGCGCTGGTCGAGACCTCTGCCGCCGACATGGGGCAAGGCGCCTGGACCGCGCTGGCGCAGATCGCGGCGGACAGCCTTGGCCTGCCGCTCGACAGAGTGGAGTTCCGGGCCGGGCATTCCTCCCTGCCAAATGGCGGGGTTGCGGGCGGCTCCGGCCACACGGCGACGGCGGGCGGTGCGCTTCATGCGGCAGGTGGCGACGTGCTGCGGCAGTTGGGCGAAATCGCCAGCGCCGACCCGGGCTCTCCGCTGTTCGGGGCGGGCAACGCCGGGTTCGTGGCGCGGGACGGCAGGCTGTTTGTGGAGGGCGACGACAGCCGCAGCGACAGCTTTGCCGATATCTTCGCCCGCAACGGCTGCGTCGAGGTCACGGGCGAAGGCAGCGCCGCGCGCGCCGCGGAACATGCGCAAAGGTTCGCGATGTACTCCCACGGCGCGGTCTTTGCCGAGGTGAAGGTCGATCCGTCTCTGGGTCAGGTGCGGGTCACGCGCATGGTCGGCGCCTTTGCCGCGGGCCGGATCATCAACCCGAAGCTGGCCGAGAGCCAGTTGATGGGCGGCATGATCTGGGGGCTGTCCTTTGCGCTGCACGAAGCGGCGAAACAGGACCCCCGGCGCGGGCATATCGTCAACGGGGACCTCGCGGGCTACCACGTGCCGGTGAACGCCGACGTTCAGGGCCTTGAGGTCATCACGGTGCATGAGGACGACCCCTTCGTGAACCCGCTCGGCATCAAGGGCGTGGGCGAAATCGGCATCTCCGGGACAGTGGGCGCGATCGCCAACGCCATA